CAATGTTGCGAGGCAGTTGATCGCAGAGCAGGGCAGCCTCAACCTGCGCATGAGCGAGGTGGCTGAAAAAGCAGAAATCTCCATCGGGTCCCTGTACCAGTACTTTCCAGACCGGGGCTCCATCATTGGTGCGCTCGCAGAACACTACAATGCCGAAGGTCGCAAGTGCGTGGAACGCGAACTCTCCCAGGTTCACTCGATGGCAGACCTCAAAGCAGCGTTTGAGACCATCGTTGATGAGTACCACCAGATGTACCTTGATGAACCGGTCATGCGAGACCTCTGGGGAGCCACCCAGGTGGACCCCCAGTTGCAAGCCCTGGACGCTGCTGACATGCAGTCCCACACCGAAATGATG
This sequence is a window from Deinococcus cellulosilyticus NBRC 106333 = KACC 11606. Protein-coding genes within it:
- a CDS encoding TetR/AcrR family transcriptional regulator — translated: MADSGTPPTPGPQVRRIPTQRRSIERVERILNVARQLIAEQGSLNLRMSEVAEKAEISIGSLYQYFPDRGSIIGALAEHYNAEGRKCVERELSQVHSMADLKAAFETIVDEYHQMYLDEPVMRDLWGATQVDPQLQALDAADMQSHTEMMQKVLLRLFPDQSETELQRVSLLTMQLTATAVRLTLTLDEEEGRALLRTYKKLVLDNLMAVCTAP